From Macaca mulatta isolate MMU2019108-1 chromosome 1, T2T-MMU8v2.0, whole genome shotgun sequence, the proteins below share one genomic window:
- the LOC107000738 gene encoding uncharacterized protein LOC107000738, with protein MLLCRCSLPRLGSLYKTSPFLEMMRPWKPRPGPDLAGTHLAGGSEVPGDRVPCKGRLPEATPAHLPYSRPPAGVRLGHREKTGLGGNGRLVGRLSLRSLLPRGLQGEPGSTGGQWFTFPFFLPFFCPLGCPQPESQDHPNWTGSREGGVVARSVPDSTGNQLFSKTAPTRAS; from the coding sequence ATGCTTCTTTGCCGGTGCAGTCTACCCAGATTGGGTTCCCTTTACAAAACATCCCCCTTCCTGGAGATGATGAGGCCATGGAAGCCCCGGCCAGGGCCTGACCTGGCAGGCACACACCTGGCTGGTGGCTCTGAGGTCCCCGGGGACCGAGTCCCCTGCAAGGGCAGGCTGCCCGAGGCCACACCTGCCCACCTTCCCTACTCCAGGCCACCAGCTGGTGTCAGATTGGGCCACAGGGAGAAAACAGGCCTAGGAGGGAATGGAAGGCTGGTGGGGAGGCTGTCACTCAGAAGCCTTCTCCCCAGGGGTCTCCAGGGGGAGCCTGGCTCAACTGGGGGGCAGTGGtttacttttcccttttttcttcctttcttttgtccTCTCGGCTGCCCACAGCCAGAAAGCCAGGACCACCCGAACTGGacagggagcagggagggaggagtggtCGCACGGAGCGTACCTGATTCAACAGGAAATCAGTTGTTTTCTAAAACAGCCCCTACCAGAGCCTCCTGA